The following coding sequences lie in one Apium graveolens cultivar Ventura chromosome 3, ASM990537v1, whole genome shotgun sequence genomic window:
- the LOC141714881 gene encoding uncharacterized protein LOC141714881, whose translation MNVLAWNCQGMGAPGKFQFLKELTRSENPSFVFLSETISSYDKMEKLCSRLGFEGFIAVEPQGKSGGIALLWRFEGTVNLLSQSRSHIDVKLSVQGKCEWRLTGIYGEPSRAQRFKTWELLKNLSRDANLPWCLVGDFNNIVSQEEKRGGSPYPNNLIEGFKECIYEADLQDLEIIGHQFTWEKGRNTDHWTEIKLDRVMANPYWLRIFDMAKVYNIEISASDHSPLLLCPETHNRGNKKWKFRFENAWLTKPTCFEIIRDRWEESGSDNVQQKLAKCAESLQVWGKEITGCFNSRIRKCKTRLKKLKGKRDAQSVEEYEEEKKQLFLVLDQKEIFWRQRSKQLWLQAGDKNTKYFHASYKKRKRLNHIQKLKNSGGDWVDWNNDLSELIQDYF comes from the coding sequence ATGAATGTTCTAGCTTGGAACTGCCAGGGAATGGGTGCCCCTGGAAAATTTCAGTTCCTTAAAGAGTTAACCCGAAGTGAAAATCCGTCATTTGTTTTTCTTAGTGAAACAATCAGCAGTTATGATAAGATGGAGAAGCTTTGTAGTAGATTGGGTTTTGAGGGTTTTATTGCAGTGGAACCTCAAGGAAAGAGTGGGGGTATTGCGTTATTGTGGAGATTTGAAGGTACTGTTAACCTTTTGAGTCAGTCCAGGTCTCATATTGATGTGAAACTAAGTGTCCAAGGAAAGTGTGAATGGCGTTTAACTGGTATTTACGGAGAACCCTCAAGAGCTCAGAGATTTAAAACTTGGGAACTCCTAAAAAACCTATCTCGTGATGCTAACTTACCATGGTGTCTGGTCGGGGATTTCAACAATATTGTATCTCAGGAAGAAAAAAGAGGAGGATCACCCTATCCTAATAATCTGATTGAAGGCTTTAAGGAATGTATATATGAAGCAGATTTACAGGATTTAGAGATAATAGGGCATCAATTTACCTGGGAAAAAGGGAGGAACACTGATCACTGGACGGAGATCAAATTAGACAGGGTTATGGCAAACCCGTACTGGTTGAGGATTTTTGACATGGCTAAAGTGTACAACATTGAAATTTCTGCCTCGGATCACAGTCCTTTGTTGTTATGTCCAGAAACTCATAATAGAGGCAATAAAAAGTGGAAATTCCGGTTCGAGAATGCATGGCTTACTAAGCCGACATGTTTTGAAATAATCAGGGACCGTTGGGAGGAGTCTGGGAGTGATAATGTGCAGCAAAAGCTGGCTAAATGCGCAGAGAGCCTTCAGGTTTGGGGAAAAGAGATCACGGGGTGTTTTAACAGTCGTATCAGGAAATGTAAGACTCGCTTAAAGAAGTTGAAAGGTAAACGGGATGCTCAATCAGTAGAAGAATATGAGGAGGAAAAAAAACAGCTGTTCTTAGTACTTGATCAAAAGGAAATATTTTGGCGGCAAAGATCCAAACAACTCTGGCTTCAAGCTGGAGataaaaatacaaaatattttCATGCTTCTTATAAGAAGAGGAAAAGGCTCAATCATATCCAGAAATTGAAGAACAGTGGAGGAGATTGGGTAGATTGGAACAACGATCTTTCAGAGTTGATACAGGACTATTTTTAA